In one window of Bacteriovorax sp. BAL6_X DNA:
- a CDS encoding putative 3-phosphoshikimate 1-carboxyvinyltransferase, which translates to MSEIKLFEEINDVNKILNEIDSDRILVILDSNINSLYLDLIDAREGIEIYIAPAGEDCKNISEVERACEFFIEKGIHRGAHLVAIGGGACSDFAGLVATLLLRGIKWSVIPTTLLSMIDASIGGKVAVNSKFGKNLIGAFHLPEKIYICAKFLETLAEEDFISGLGELAKYYFLDEQVFNLINNEASFEEITLRCAKYKQEIVEQDFKEGGIRKVLNLGHTLGHAIEKVYELPHGVAVYWGLKLIFNIFHRDEESEFLNQFSGIFGLDALMCPWEDSLPVEEMMSYIAKDKKVVSRNAIEVILPNGIGAPSIQTISLDDLRQHLLDYANGKGTTKDFIKKIKVPSSKSFANRALILAATYPQDVQLINMPESTDVVNMLSCLESIGLTIEKADDGIIIRGSFPECEIETDDVIELYSGDGGTTNRFIIPLLALGKNKYSLIPSEKMFERPMDELANVLNDLDAIVTRDENTWFQVQGPVSISRGVYEVDCSRSTQFATGLAMALSPRDIDVEPVNLTTSRPYWDMTLNLIERFKNGEQVFEVPVDFSSLGYPLAYACLTGPVLVENCKGIDRFQADSKFIGLLEELGGQFDFTANGFLFNGMDNLNGFEMDCRDCPDLIPTLCFLASYADGATIIRSVEVLIHKESDRLNAVMDLMKLYDIEHHYHEEEDYLEVIGTKPDGRSVDIVPPRDHRMVMVSYLYQLVNGGGNLENKDCVEKSFPNFFEVIA; encoded by the coding sequence AGCTATTTGAAGAAATTAATGACGTAAACAAAATATTAAATGAGATTGATTCAGATCGAATCCTCGTTATTTTAGACTCTAATATCAATAGTCTCTATCTCGATCTTATTGATGCAAGGGAAGGTATTGAGATTTATATCGCCCCTGCTGGTGAAGATTGTAAAAATATCTCGGAAGTTGAAAGAGCATGTGAATTCTTTATAGAAAAAGGAATTCATCGTGGTGCACACCTTGTTGCTATTGGTGGAGGTGCATGTTCGGACTTTGCGGGACTTGTGGCCACGCTACTATTAAGAGGAATTAAGTGGAGTGTTATTCCAACAACTCTACTTTCGATGATAGATGCAAGCATTGGTGGCAAGGTTGCAGTTAACTCAAAGTTTGGGAAGAACTTAATTGGAGCTTTCCATCTTCCTGAAAAAATCTATATTTGTGCAAAGTTTTTAGAAACTCTAGCAGAGGAAGATTTTATTTCTGGTCTAGGTGAATTAGCGAAATACTACTTCCTTGATGAACAAGTATTTAACCTAATTAATAACGAAGCTAGTTTTGAAGAGATTACTCTTCGTTGTGCTAAGTATAAGCAAGAGATTGTAGAGCAAGACTTCAAAGAGGGTGGGATAAGAAAAGTTCTTAATCTTGGCCATACTTTAGGTCATGCAATTGAAAAAGTATATGAGCTTCCACATGGTGTTGCAGTCTACTGGGGATTGAAGCTAATCTTTAATATTTTTCATCGTGATGAAGAAAGTGAATTCTTAAACCAATTCTCCGGAATTTTTGGTTTAGACGCTTTAATGTGTCCTTGGGAAGATTCTCTACCTGTTGAAGAGATGATGAGTTATATTGCAAAAGATAAGAAAGTTGTAAGTCGTAATGCAATCGAAGTGATTCTACCAAACGGAATTGGAGCGCCTTCGATTCAGACAATTTCTCTTGATGATCTTAGACAGCACTTACTTGATTATGCTAATGGTAAGGGAACAACAAAAGACTTTATTAAAAAAATAAAAGTTCCTTCATCTAAGTCATTTGCTAATCGCGCACTTATCTTGGCCGCTACTTATCCACAAGATGTGCAGCTTATAAATATGCCAGAGTCAACAGATGTTGTTAATATGCTCAGTTGCTTAGAGAGTATTGGTTTAACAATTGAGAAGGCCGATGATGGAATTATTATTCGTGGCTCTTTTCCTGAATGCGAGATTGAAACAGATGATGTAATCGAGCTTTATTCTGGAGATGGAGGAACGACAAATCGATTTATCATTCCACTACTTGCCTTGGGAAAAAATAAATATAGCTTAATTCCAAGTGAAAAAATGTTTGAAAGGCCAATGGATGAGCTGGCAAATGTACTAAATGATCTCGATGCGATTGTGACTAGAGATGAAAATACATGGTTTCAAGTTCAAGGGCCTGTGAGTATCTCTAGAGGGGTATATGAAGTAGATTGTAGTCGTTCGACACAATTTGCAACTGGTCTTGCAATGGCCCTGTCTCCACGTGATATTGATGTCGAGCCTGTTAATTTAACTACGAGTCGTCCATATTGGGACATGACATTGAACTTAATTGAGCGTTTTAAAAATGGAGAACAAGTTTTTGAAGTTCCTGTAGACTTTAGTTCTCTAGGATATCCGCTGGCCTATGCTTGTTTAACTGGTCCAGTCTTAGTTGAGAATTGTAAAGGAATCGATCGCTTTCAAGCAGATAGTAAGTTTATAGGACTTCTTGAAGAATTAGGTGGGCAATTTGACTTTACCGCCAATGGCTTCTTATTTAACGGTATGGACAATTTAAACGGATTTGAAATGGATTGTCGCGATTGTCCAGATCTCATACCAACACTATGCTTTCTGGCTTCGTACGCAGATGGAGCAACAATAATTAGAAGTGTTGAAGTTCTTATTCATAAAGAGTCTGATCGCTTAAATGCAGTAATGGACTTAATGAAGCTCTATGATATTGAACATCACTATCACGAGGAAGAAGACTATCTTGAAGTTATTGGAACAAAGCCTGATGGAAGGTCTGTCGATATCGTTCCGCCTCGAGATCACCGTATGGTAATGGTTTCTTACCTTTATCAATTAGTAAATGGTGGTGGAAATTTAGAAAATAAGGACTGTGTCGAAAAGTCATTTCCTAACTTCTTTGAGGTTATTGCTTAG